A single Primulina eburnea isolate SZY01 chromosome 11, ASM2296580v1, whole genome shotgun sequence DNA region contains:
- the LOC140806040 gene encoding uncharacterized protein isoform X1, which produces MFGQLRNKVFRAKDQLFIPELVISPLIYIIVGICRYRNGSGRYKFHTWNGWCCRMQMMKESSSKKKIKPACCGPVVEKEKPSLKPKRMGGEIDEIFARTKRKRSEKDTMADKEKPTKASASSAKSHDKLNIRKNKTKDVRENPFADSIFRPRKKTSDGLAIYTEEELSFAKPEAGGTRLCPFDCDCCF; this is translated from the exons ATGTTTGGCCAGCTCAGAAACAAGGTCTTCCGGGCGAAAGATCAACTTTTTATACCAGAACTTGTGATTTCGCCTCTGATTTACATAATTGTTGGAATATGCCGTTATCGGAACGGCAGTGGCAGATACAAATTTCATACTTGGAACGGATGGTGTTGCAGAATGCAG ATGATGAAAGAGAGTTCATCAAAGAAGAAGATTAAACCAGCATGTTGTGGTCCTGTCGTAGAAAAAGAGAAACCATCCTTGAAACCAAAGAGAATGGGCGGTGAGATTGATGAGATATTTGCTAGAACAAAAAGAAAGAGGTCTGAAAAAGATACGATGGCTGACAAAGAGAAGCCCACAAAAGCTTCAGCTTCAAGTGCTAAATCACATGATAAATTGAATATAAGGAAGAATAAGACCAAAGATGTTCGAGAAAATCCATTTGCAGACTCTATTTTTCGACCAAGGAAGAAAACCTCCGACGGACTAGCTATTTATACAGAAGAAGAGCTAAGCTTTGCGAAACCAGAAGCTGGAGGTACTCGCCTGTGCCCATTTGACTGTGACTGTTgtttttga
- the LOC140804827 gene encoding ATP-dependent DNA helicase DDM1-like — MNDITKDGSEDDGETASEVERICGSKRKAGSSYGNRKAKRAVAAMLTRSKDDGSAEDLTLTDEERAEKEQAKLVPLLTGGKLKSYQIKGVKWMISLWQNGLNGILADQMGLGKTIQTISFLAHLKGNGLHGP, encoded by the exons ATGAATGACATTACAAAG GATGGGTCAGAGGACGACGGCGAAACTGCTTCGGAAGTCGAGAGAATCTGTGGTTCCAAAAGAAAGGCTGGTTCAAGCTATGGAAAT AGGAAGGCAAAAAGAGCCGTTGCAGCCATGCTTACAAGATCTAAAGATGATGGTTCTGCTGAAGATTTGACCCTCACAGATGAAGAAAGAGCTGAAAAAGAGCAAGCCAAACTGGTACCTCTGTTGACTGGTGGAAAGTTAAAGTCTTATCAAATTAAAGGTGTGAAGTGGATGATCTCTTTGTGGCAAAATGGACTAAACGGGATCCTCGCTGATCAGATGGGACTCGGGAAAACAATTCAGACTATTTCCTTTCTTGCACACCTCAAAGGAAATGGATTACATGGACCCTAA
- the LOC140806040 gene encoding uncharacterized protein C6G9.01c-like isoform X2 — MMKESSSKKKIKPACCGPVVEKEKPSLKPKRMGGEIDEIFARTKRKRSEKDTMADKEKPTKASASSAKSHDKLNIRKNKTKDVRENPFADSIFRPRKKTSDGLAIYTEEELSFAKPEAGGTRLCPFDCDCCF; from the coding sequence ATGATGAAAGAGAGTTCATCAAAGAAGAAGATTAAACCAGCATGTTGTGGTCCTGTCGTAGAAAAAGAGAAACCATCCTTGAAACCAAAGAGAATGGGCGGTGAGATTGATGAGATATTTGCTAGAACAAAAAGAAAGAGGTCTGAAAAAGATACGATGGCTGACAAAGAGAAGCCCACAAAAGCTTCAGCTTCAAGTGCTAAATCACATGATAAATTGAATATAAGGAAGAATAAGACCAAAGATGTTCGAGAAAATCCATTTGCAGACTCTATTTTTCGACCAAGGAAGAAAACCTCCGACGGACTAGCTATTTATACAGAAGAAGAGCTAAGCTTTGCGAAACCAGAAGCTGGAGGTACTCGCCTGTGCCCATTTGACTGTGACTGTTgtttttga
- the LOC140806043 gene encoding uncharacterized protein isoform X2, whose translation MRDDDALPISTPTSSSIVSSSSSGIPKQDHPPNSAGFFGRGRYKFWALAAILLLALWSMVTGTVTLRWSAGNLNHVADDYHFPSTDDLDVLDLEEREKMVNRMWDEYTNSQRIRLAGFWQEAFVAAYEDLTSEVPEVRQAAVSEIARMSALYIKLDPPPLESSISLMC comes from the exons ATGAGGGATGATGACGCGCTACCAATTTCAACGCCGACATCTTCATCGATTGTATCGTCATCGTCCTCCGGGATTCCGAAGCAGGACCATCCGCCGAATTCCGCCGGATTTTTCGGCCGTGGACGGTACAAGTTTTGGGCTCTAGCAGCGATATTGTTGCTCGCATTGTGGTCAATGGTCACCGGTACCGTCACTCTCCGATGGTCCGCTGGGAATCTCAATCATGTCGCCGATGACTACCATTTCCCTTCCACTGATGATCTCGACGTCCTT GATTTGGAGGAGAGGGAGAAAATGGTGAATCGCATGTGGGATGAGTACACCAACAGCCAACGCATCAGATTGGCTGGGTTTTGGCAAGAGGCCTTTGTGGCCGCTTACGAGGATTTGACCAGCGAGGTTCCTGAAGTTCGACAGGCTGCCGTCTCGGAGATCGCCAGGATGTCGGCGCTCTACATCAAGCTTGACCCTCCTCCTCTGGAATCTTCTATATCTTTG